GCTGATGGCTTCGCTGGAGGAGCTTTCCTCGCAGATGGCCGAAGCGATTGCCCGAAGCAGCGGAATGGGCATCGAAGAGATCGAGGCGAAACGGCCCAAGGTGCTGCGCCGGTTTCTTGCCGGCGATTTGAGGGTGATGACCATCGACAAATTCATCCACCAGGTGCTTAGGAAATTCTGCTGGTATGTGGGTATCGAAAGCGATTTCGAAATCGCCGCGACACCCACGGAGGAGTTCTTCGGACACTTTCTGCAAAATCTGGATGACAGGCACTACAGGGAGCTGGTCGATTTCGCCCGGTTTGAGGCACAGAAGCGCCAGAACATCAGCGATTTTTTCGAACTGCTTTACGAAAAAGAGAAGGAGCTCCCGCCTCTTGGATATTCCGTGGAACCCTACAGTGACCAGGAGGCGATGCGCTGGGCATTGCGGATCAAAGAGTATTTTCAGGATCAGCCTGTCAGCGAGCGGGCAAAAAAGACGATGGATTTCGAAACGATCGACGATGTCGTCCACAGCAAATGGTTCGCGAAAAAGAGCCTGAACTACTGGGATTACAAAAAAGTCTACACTCCCGTCGTGGACGAGTGGTTCGCCGAACTCAAGCGGGAGGTGGCGGCCTACTACAGGAAAAAAGAGCGCTTTTTCCTGGCGCGGATTTTTGCGCTCTACGATCTTTACAAAGCGAGCAGGAGCGGTTATATGCGCCGTTGCGGCCGACTCTACTTCAAAGATATCGAACATCTGGTCTACGAACTGCTGCGTCAGAAGGATTTCACCCAATTTCTCTATTTCCGTCTCGATGCGCGTATCGGCCATATCCTTTTCGACGAGTTTCAGGACACGTCGGTCACCCAGTATCGGATTTTCGAACCGATCATCGAAGAGATCGCTTCGGGGGGGAGCGAGCGCACCTTTTTCTACGTGGGCGATACGAAACAGTCGATCTATCGGTTCCGCGGCGGGCAGAAGGCGCTTTTTGACTATGTGGCGAAACGGTTCCACATCCACGTCGGGCATCTGGATACCAATTACCGTACCGGGGAGGTTATCGTCGATTTCGTCAATCGCACCTTCCCCTACGTGCAGCCACCCCAAAAAGCGTTTCATAAAGGCGGCTATGTGGAAGTGGCGGAGGGTGAGCCGCTCGAAGAGCTGGCGGCGGTGCTCGGGCGCCTCATCGACGCGGGGGCGGCCGACGAATCGATCGCGGTTCTGGTCCACGACAACAAGGAGATTCTGCAGGTTGGGGATATGATCCGGGAGCGCTTTGGCAAAGAGATCGCCACCCACAAGCGGGCGAAAGTGTCCGAGCAGCCCAGCGCCAAGGCGATGATCGAACTGATGCGTCTTCTTTACGCCCGGTTGCGCGGAAAGGAGGGATCGCTGCATCGGCTCAATTTCCTGACGCTGATCGGCCGTCCCTACGATCCGGATTTCGAGGCGGAGATTCCACTGGATCGGCCCGCGAAAATGATCAAAACGATGATGGAACGGTACGCTCTTTTTGACGAAGCGGCCATGAAGCTGCTGGAGTTCGCGATTCCGCTGCACGATCTGGTCGAATTCATCCATGAGATCGACCACTATGAAGAGGAGCTGCCTCCCCGGGAAGTTCGCGGTATCAACGTGCTGACAATCCACAAGTCGAAGGGGTTGGAGTTCGAGCATCTGATCGTGCTCGATCGGCTGGGTCGGTCGAAATCGGATACCACACCGGTGATTTTCGATTACGAGGGGATCGAGCTCAAAAGAGTCTGGATGAAATTCAAGAACCGCGAAGAGGTCGATGGCGAGTATGCCGCCGCTTTGAAGAGGGAGAGATCGCTGGTCGCTGAGGATAGGATGAACAAAATCTATGTCGCTTTCACCCGTGCCAGACGCTCTCTTTTTGTCGTAAAAAAAGAGAAAGGCTCAATCTTCGACTTTCTCGATTTGAAGCCGCAGACACTCGGAAACTTTTCCGTCGAGGCGATTCGCAAGCCAGCAGAAAAGGAGTCAGCGCCTTTGACGGTGCATCTTCGCGACTACGGCCGGCAGAATGTGCCGCAGGAGAATCAACGGTACCAGGCGAACGATTTTGAGGCGATCTACCTGGGACAGGGGGTCCACTACCTGTTCGAAACGGAAGACGAAGACGCCTTTTTGAACCGGTACGGTGCTCTCTGCGATGTCAAGAAGGCGAAAGAACTGGTCAAAGCGGGACGCGGCAATATGGAGTATCTGCTGCTGACGGAGGGGAAAGAGATCCACGAACTCCCTTATGTTTTCGAAGGAAAAGAGGGCATCGTCGATCTTTTTGTCGACCAGGGCGAAAAGGGTGTCATTATCGACTACAAAACGGCAACCCCCCACGACATCCGGAGCTACAAGGAGCAGCTTCTTCGCTACAAGGAGGCGCTTGAAGCGCTGATGCCAAAGAAAAAAGAAATCGATGCCTATATCTATTTTCTCGATACTCTGAAACTTGTGAAAGTAGGGTAGGAACATCGGAAGGCAGGAAACGGCGGCGGCATCCTGCCGCTTTTGTCATTCGCCTCGTTCTAACCTTCCCTTAACCCCCGTTGTATTATGCTGTTTAAAAAGCGATACCATCGAAGGAGGGCATTATGGCACACGATGCGTGGCTGAGCAAGGAGCTCAAAGAGGGCAAAGTCCTCTGTCTGGCGTGCGGGCACGCCTGCAAACTTGAACCTGGCGAATACGGCAAATGCGGTGTCCGTGTCAACGAGAACGGAAAACTCAAATCGACGGTTTACGGGCTGGCGGCAGCTGTGCATGTGGATCCTGTCGAAAAGAAGCCGCTTTTCCATTTTCTGCCCGACACGCCGGTCTTCTCGATCGGTACGGTGGGGTGCAATTTCTGCTGCAAATTCTGCCAGAACTGGGAGATCAGCCAACATCCTCAGACCCACAACTATGAGGTATTCGGACAGGACCTGCCGCCACAGCGTATAGTGGAGCTGGCACTGGAGACCGGATCGAAATCGGTTGCCTACACCTACAACGAGCCGATCGTCTATTTCGAGTACACCTACGACACCGCGAAACTGGCCAAGGAGAAAGGGCTTAAAAATATCTACGTCACGAGCGGATTCGAAACCCGCAGGGCGATCGACGAGCTGGCACCCTATGTGGACGCCATGAATATCGATATCAAATATTTCGACGACGAGAATTACCGAAAGATCAGCTGCGCCCGTCTCAAACCGGTGCTTCAGGCCATCGAATACGCCCACGGGAAGGGAATCTGGATCGAAACGACAACGCTGATCATTCCCGGCATCAACGACAGCGACGAAGAGCTGCGGCAGATCGCAAAATTCCAGGCCGATCTGAGTCCCGACATGCCGTGGCACATCTCCCGTTTCCATCCCGACTACAAGATGCTCGATCGTCCCGTCACCCCCATCGAGACGCTGGTGCGTGCCTATGAGATCGGAAAGGAGGCAGGACTCAAATACATCTATGTCGGCAACTATCCCGATGCCGACAGGGAATCGACCTATTGTCCCGGCTGCGGCTACAAGGTGATCGAACGGCAGGGCTACATCGGTGAGCGGGTCGTGAACCACCTGGATGAAGAGGGCAACTGCCCGAAATGCCACACACATATCGCAGGCGTATGGAAGTAGAGCCTGCAGCCATAAAAATACACAAAACATAATAGATCCGATCGACTGTTCACAAAAAATTACCCAAACGGTTGGAAAATTCGGGAAGTTTCTCTCTATTCTTCCCGAATCGCCTCCTTTTTGACGAAATATCCTCTTTTTTCTTCTTTTTTTTCAACACTAATTGGCAAAACTGCCGATATTAAAAACAGACGCTATCCATCATATGCCCCCGCAACTGCCCGGCAACCGGCACATGATGTGTGACGTCATACACACAACAGGCGGAAGCGGCAGCGCGTAAACGGGATGTTGCCTGTTTGAGATTCGTGTTTTTGGATAGCTGGGGTCGAATTGAGCCTCTTGTAACTTGTTTGGAAAAAGGTCGTCGTTGGAACTCGAAAACCCTCTGGAGTCGTGTACCGTTTTGTATGTCGAAGACGAAAAGGAGATCCGTAATTACGTGATCCCGTTTCTAGGGCCCCGCGTCAAGACGCTATGGGTGGCTGAAAACGGAGAAGAGGGGCTAAGGCTCTACGAAAGGCATCGACCCGACATCATTGTCACCGACCTTAAAATGCCCCGGATGGACGGTATCGAAATGTCCAAGACCATCCGCGACGAAGATCGGGACACCCCGATCGTGCTGACCGCCTCCTACAGCGATCAGCACCACCTTTTCGCCGCAATCGAAGCGAAAATCACCTCCTTTTTGCGCAAGCCGGTCAAAATCAACGAACTGCTGCGCACCGTGGAGGATCTGGCCAAGAAGATCACCTACGAGCGGGCCCAGAGACAGGTTCAGGCGACGATGGCGCAGCACTATCTGGCAATCGAAGAGGAGGCGCTGCTGATCTACATCGATCAGGGCGGCCATATCAAGAAGATCAACGACCAGATGGCGATGCGGCTCAATTACCGGCTCGATCTGCTGGAGGGGGAGCCTTTTGAAAGCATTCTCTACAAAGGAAGCGATTTCGCCCGCTACAAATCGCTCTTCGAGGCAATCGAAGGAGGAGACAGCTGGCATGGGGAGATCCATCTGATCACCCAGTGCGACATGGAGCTGATATTCAAGGCGACACTGATTCCGCTCTACGATGTCGACAAGCCGGGATACCAGTTCATGATGCTTCTTGAGGATATCACCGAACTGATCAACTACCGAAGAATCATCAAGAACGAGCTCGACGAAACACAGGATACGCTGCAGGAGAAGATCCATTTCCTCGAACAGTATCAAAACGCCATCAACGAAGGTACGGCGATCTGCCGCTTCTCGGAAGACGGCACGATCCTCAAAACCGACTCGCGGTTCGACCATATTTTCGGCTTCAGGAAGAATGAACTGAAGCAGCGATCCTTCTATCAGCTCTGCCCCAATATGGAGTCGGTTCTCAAACGGGATGTGGCCGAGGCGGTGAAGCAGCGCAGTGTACTGCGCGAGAGGATCCGCTGCCAGGACAAGTACAACCAGCTTCACGTGGCAGACTCCGTCTTCATCCCCATCTATAAACTCAACGGGGAGATCGAGGAGATCATCAGCATTCACAACGATATCACCGATATCATCAAGCTCAACGAAGAGATCAAAAATACCCAAAAAGAGCTGCTCTACATCCTCGGCGAAGTGGCGGAGAGCCGATCGCGGGAGACAGGACACCACGTCAAGCGTGTCGCCGAGTACAGTCGCGTGCTCGGAGAGCTCGCCGGGCTCAGCGAGAAGGAGGTGGAGCTTCTCTCCGTCGTCGCCCCGATGCACGATGTGGGCAAGATCGCCATACCCGACAGGATTCTTCTCAAACCCGACAATCTCACCCCCGAAGAGTTCGAGATCATGAAACGCCATACCCTCATCGGCGGCGAGCTCTTCGGCCACTCGGAACGCCCCTTCATGAAAGCCGCGCGCATCGTGGCGCTGGAACACCATGAAAATTACGACGGAACGGGATATCCCAACGGAAAAAAAGGGGAGGAGATCCATATCTTCGGCCGCATCGTCGCCATCGCCGACGTTTTCGATGCACTGAGCATGAACCGTATCTACAAGAAAAGCTGGCCTCCCCGGGAGATCATGGAGTATCTTGAAAAAGAGCGGGGAAAAAAGTTCGATCCCCGACTGCTCGATCTGTTTCTTAAAAACATTGATCTCTTTTTTGCCATTCGACAGCGTCTCGACAACAACTGATACGAAACAGGAAGCAAAAAGTGCGGCCGCGCTTCGCTCTCAATAGCAGATGCGGTTGCGTCCCTGCCGTTTCGCTTCGTACATTTTGGCGTCGGCCCTGCTGATGAGCGTGTCGAAGGATTCGCCCGGAATCCACTCCGTTGCCCCGAAACTTGCCGTGACAGGGAGCGGAATGTCCCCGTTGCGCTGCTCGATGCATTGACGAAGCTTCTGGGCGAGGTGGACCGCGTCACCCAGAGCCGTTTCTGGAAGCAGAATCAAGAACTCCTCCCCTCCCCACCGTATCAGTGTGTCTGTGCTGCGCAGCGAGGATTTGATCGATCGGGACGTTTGGGTCAGTACCTTGTCACCCATTGCATGGCCATAGGTGTCGTTGATCTTTTTGAAATTGTCGATATCGAAAAAGAGAATCGAAAATCTCTTGCCGTACCGTCTCGCCCGATCGATTTCCGCCTCCAGCAGCTCCATACCCCTGTGGCGGTTGACCGTGCCTGTGAGATTGTCCGTGTGTGCCATCGTGTCCAGCTTCTGTATGAGCCGATCCCGCTCCATCCTCGTGCGAATGGAGTCGAGGGCGAAACTGAGGGTTTCGGCGATTTTCTCCCATAGCTCCAGCTCCTCTTTTTCGAAGAAGTGGGGCTGTTTGAACATGAGCGTGAGGATATTTTCGGATGAGAGTGTCATATCCTGCAGGGGTATGGAGACAAGAGAGTGGATAGCGTTGTCAATGAAAGTGCGTTTGAAAGAGGATTCCGCCAGCTGGGAAAGATCGTCAAGGAAAACCGTTTTACGGTGTTTTGCCGCCAGATAGCAGGGAAGCTGACGGCTTGCCTCCCCATCTTTTCCGTGGTCGGTGACGCCCTTCAAGAGCCGGAGGGTCTCTTTGGGTAGATCGTGGGTATGGAAAACCAGTTCAAGACCCTTTTCTTTGACGAAAAGGCATCCCTGGATATTGGCATCGATGGCGGGAATTCTGTCGAGAATCCTCTGCAGAAAAGTTTCGAAGTCCCCGGAGCGCATCGCCTCATGGCTGATATCGGTATGAAACCGCATCAGGGATTTGAGATAGCTTTCCTTTTTCAGCTGTTTCTTTGTCTGCCTGTGGGCCTGCAGAAGCGATTCGACGGGATACCACTCGGTCATATACGTTTCCGCCTCACCGTTCGCAATCTGCTTGCCGAAACCGCTCAGGATTGTTGTGCCGCCCTCTCTTTTTCTAAAAACGCCGTGACAACTTTCCACTCTGCCGAATCGTTTCAAATGCGACAGAAAGGGGAACGTTTCGCTCCGCCGCGTCCCTTTGGGGGAGAGGATGATCGACGAAAGCGGCAAGGCCAGAAGCTCCTCTCTTGAATAGCCGAGATAATCGGCGAAAGAGGTGCCGATATCTTCGATTCTGGCGTCGGACGAAATTTTAAGAGAGTAGATGGTCTCATCGAAAAAGTTGAAACTTTCGCGTATGGGCCGCAGGAGCTTTTCGGGAGGGGACTCCTTGAAAAGATAGTGGGTGACACCCTTTTTGACGGCATCGGTGACAAAGGGAATGTCATCGATCGTCACGGTAAGAAAAATTGGGCACCGGGGCTTTGCTTTCTTGATTTTCTCGATAAATTCGAGACCGTCCATCTCCGGAAGCGAGAAATCGGTGACGATGGCGTCGGCGTCGAAATTTCTGAAAAGCTCCAGACCCTCTTTGCCGCTTTTTGCGATACGCACGATGTCGATATGCTCCTGCAGCAGCGCACCGATGCGCCCACGAATGGTTTCGTCATCTTCGATATAGACAATACGAATTGGTAGTTTTTGTTTTTCTTTCAAAAAAATCTCCCCACCCAGCGACAAGTGCCGAAAGTTATAATAAATAATAACATAAATTATACAAAAAACGATTTATTCGGCAACAGATGTTTCACCCGATGTCAAAATCCGGGCCTCGGCTGGAAATGACGTCTATTCAAATGGTAAAATAGGTTCGTCACTATAAAACCCATCCCAAAAACCGGTGCATGGCCACGAAAAGCGGGAAACACTACGCAGCCGGCAAGAGGGTTTGGCAAAGGCCGCTTTTGAAAAAAATTCTCAAACAGGTATTCGGCCATACCGGTTTCCGTCCGTTCCAGCAGGAAGCGGTGGAGGCCGTGATGGCGAACCGCGATCTCTTGATGATTCTGCCTACCGGTGGCGGAAAATCGCTCTGTTACCAGTTGCCGGCTCTGATGAAAGAGGGGGTGACAGTCGTCGTTTCGCCGCTGCTGGCACTGATGCACGATCAGGTCAGGGCGTTGAAGCTGCAGGGCGTCGAGGCGGAGATGATCGGATCGATGCAGACTCCAGAAGAGATCGGCACGGTGATCGCGAAACTTCGCGAAGGCGAAGTGAAACTTCTTTATATCGCTCCCGAACGCTTTTTTGCCCCCGGCTTTCTT
This genomic interval from Hydrogenimonas urashimensis contains the following:
- a CDS encoding diguanylate cyclase, translating into MKEKQKLPIRIVYIEDDETIRGRIGALLQEHIDIVRIAKSGKEGLELFRNFDADAIVTDFSLPEMDGLEFIEKIKKAKPRCPIFLTVTIDDIPFVTDAVKKGVTHYLFKESPPEKLLRPIRESFNFFDETIYSLKISSDARIEDIGTSFADYLGYSREELLALPLSSIILSPKGTRRSETFPFLSHLKRFGRVESCHGVFRKREGGTTILSGFGKQIANGEAETYMTEWYPVESLLQAHRQTKKQLKKESYLKSLMRFHTDISHEAMRSGDFETFLQRILDRIPAIDANIQGCLFVKEKGLELVFHTHDLPKETLRLLKGVTDHGKDGEASRQLPCYLAAKHRKTVFLDDLSQLAESSFKRTFIDNAIHSLVSIPLQDMTLSSENILTLMFKQPHFFEKEELELWEKIAETLSFALDSIRTRMERDRLIQKLDTMAHTDNLTGTVNRHRGMELLEAEIDRARRYGKRFSILFFDIDNFKKINDTYGHAMGDKVLTQTSRSIKSSLRSTDTLIRWGGEEFLILLPETALGDAVHLAQKLRQCIEQRNGDIPLPVTASFGATEWIPGESFDTLISRADAKMYEAKRQGRNRICY
- a CDS encoding RecB-like helicase — protein: MERLLALSASAGSGKTFALVARYLALLFMDAKPSEILAITFTNKAAGEMRERLMASLEELSSQMAEAIARSSGMGIEEIEAKRPKVLRRFLAGDLRVMTIDKFIHQVLRKFCWYVGIESDFEIAATPTEEFFGHFLQNLDDRHYRELVDFARFEAQKRQNISDFFELLYEKEKELPPLGYSVEPYSDQEAMRWALRIKEYFQDQPVSERAKKTMDFETIDDVVHSKWFAKKSLNYWDYKKVYTPVVDEWFAELKREVAAYYRKKERFFLARIFALYDLYKASRSGYMRRCGRLYFKDIEHLVYELLRQKDFTQFLYFRLDARIGHILFDEFQDTSVTQYRIFEPIIEEIASGGSERTFFYVGDTKQSIYRFRGGQKALFDYVAKRFHIHVGHLDTNYRTGEVIVDFVNRTFPYVQPPQKAFHKGGYVEVAEGEPLEELAAVLGRLIDAGAADESIAVLVHDNKEILQVGDMIRERFGKEIATHKRAKVSEQPSAKAMIELMRLLYARLRGKEGSLHRLNFLTLIGRPYDPDFEAEIPLDRPAKMIKTMMERYALFDEAAMKLLEFAIPLHDLVEFIHEIDHYEEELPPREVRGINVLTIHKSKGLEFEHLIVLDRLGRSKSDTTPVIFDYEGIELKRVWMKFKNREEVDGEYAAALKRERSLVAEDRMNKIYVAFTRARRSLFVVKKEKGSIFDFLDLKPQTLGNFSVEAIRKPAEKESAPLTVHLRDYGRQNVPQENQRYQANDFEAIYLGQGVHYLFETEDEDAFLNRYGALCDVKKAKELVKAGRGNMEYLLLTEGKEIHELPYVFEGKEGIVDLFVDQGEKGVIIDYKTATPHDIRSYKEQLLRYKEALEALMPKKKEIDAYIYFLDTLKLVKVG
- a CDS encoding response regulator; this translates as MELENPLESCTVLYVEDEKEIRNYVIPFLGPRVKTLWVAENGEEGLRLYERHRPDIIVTDLKMPRMDGIEMSKTIRDEDRDTPIVLTASYSDQHHLFAAIEAKITSFLRKPVKINELLRTVEDLAKKITYERAQRQVQATMAQHYLAIEEEALLIYIDQGGHIKKINDQMAMRLNYRLDLLEGEPFESILYKGSDFARYKSLFEAIEGGDSWHGEIHLITQCDMELIFKATLIPLYDVDKPGYQFMMLLEDITELINYRRIIKNELDETQDTLQEKIHFLEQYQNAINEGTAICRFSEDGTILKTDSRFDHIFGFRKNELKQRSFYQLCPNMESVLKRDVAEAVKQRSVLRERIRCQDKYNQLHVADSVFIPIYKLNGEIEEIISIHNDITDIIKLNEEIKNTQKELLYILGEVAESRSRETGHHVKRVAEYSRVLGELAGLSEKEVELLSVVAPMHDVGKIAIPDRILLKPDNLTPEEFEIMKRHTLIGGELFGHSERPFMKAARIVALEHHENYDGTGYPNGKKGEEIHIFGRIVAIADVFDALSMNRIYKKSWPPREIMEYLEKERGKKFDPRLLDLFLKNIDLFFAIRQRLDNN
- the amrS gene encoding AmmeMemoRadiSam system radical SAM enzyme, which produces MAHDAWLSKELKEGKVLCLACGHACKLEPGEYGKCGVRVNENGKLKSTVYGLAAAVHVDPVEKKPLFHFLPDTPVFSIGTVGCNFCCKFCQNWEISQHPQTHNYEVFGQDLPPQRIVELALETGSKSVAYTYNEPIVYFEYTYDTAKLAKEKGLKNIYVTSGFETRRAIDELAPYVDAMNIDIKYFDDENYRKISCARLKPVLQAIEYAHGKGIWIETTTLIIPGINDSDEELRQIAKFQADLSPDMPWHISRFHPDYKMLDRPVTPIETLVRAYEIGKEAGLKYIYVGNYPDADRESTYCPGCGYKVIERQGYIGERVVNHLDEEGNCPKCHTHIAGVWK